One genomic region from Hoeflea algicola encodes:
- a CDS encoding vWA domain-containing protein produces the protein MFLPFFLELKAAKIPVSLREYLTLVEALETGLARFDVEEFYYLARASLVKDERHIDRFDQVFSHYFRGVEAVSGEAGIDARNLPEEWLRRMAEKHLSDDEKKLIDSLGGFDKLMETLKQRLEEQQKRHQGGSKWIGTAGTSPFGAYGYNPEGVRIGQDESRHRRAVKVWDKREFRNLDDTVELGTRNIKVALRRLRRWVREGAADEFDLPGTIQATAEHGWLDVKTRPERRNAIKLLMFFDVGGSMDDHIKVVEELFSAAKSEFRHMQYFYFHNCLYEGVWRDNQRRRQELLSTEELLRTYGSDYRVIFVGDAAMSPYEIVTAGGSVEHWNEEPGQVWLTRVLDHFHKVAWLNPVPEAHWGYTHSTALIRQLFSDRMFPMTLSGLETATRQLTR, from the coding sequence ATGTTTCTGCCATTTTTTCTAGAACTCAAAGCCGCCAAGATCCCGGTTTCGTTGCGCGAGTACCTCACGCTGGTTGAGGCACTGGAGACCGGGCTGGCGCGTTTCGACGTCGAGGAGTTCTACTATCTGGCGCGCGCCAGCCTGGTGAAGGACGAGCGTCACATTGATCGTTTCGACCAGGTGTTCTCGCATTATTTCCGTGGTGTGGAAGCGGTTTCAGGCGAGGCCGGGATTGATGCCCGCAATCTGCCGGAGGAATGGCTGCGGCGGATGGCGGAAAAGCATCTGAGCGATGATGAAAAGAAGCTGATCGACTCGCTTGGCGGTTTCGACAAGCTGATGGAAACCCTCAAGCAGAGACTTGAAGAGCAGCAGAAGCGGCATCAGGGCGGTTCGAAATGGATCGGCACCGCCGGCACCTCGCCGTTCGGCGCCTATGGCTATAATCCCGAGGGTGTGCGTATCGGCCAGGACGAAAGCCGGCATCGACGTGCGGTCAAGGTCTGGGACAAGCGCGAGTTCCGAAATCTCGACGACACGGTGGAGCTGGGAACGCGCAACATCAAGGTGGCGCTGAGACGATTGAGACGCTGGGTGCGCGAAGGGGCGGCCGACGAATTCGACCTGCCCGGCACGATCCAGGCGACAGCCGAGCATGGCTGGCTTGATGTCAAGACCCGGCCCGAACGGCGCAACGCGATCAAGCTTTTGATGTTTTTCGATGTTGGCGGTTCGATGGACGACCACATCAAGGTGGTGGAGGAGCTGTTTTCCGCCGCCAAGTCGGAATTCCGGCACATGCAGTATTTCTACTTTCACAATTGCCTCTATGAGGGTGTCTGGCGTGACAACCAGCGGCGTCGGCAGGAACTGCTGTCAACCGAGGAACTGCTGCGCACCTACGGATCCGATTACCGTGTGATCTTTGTCGGTGATGCGGCGATGAGCCCTTACGAGATTGTCACCGCAGGCGGCTCCGTCGAGCATTGGAACGAGGAACCGGGACAGGTCTGGCTGACGCGGGTCCTTGATCATTTCCACAAGGTCGCCTGGCTCAATCCGGTCCCGGAAGCACATTGGGGCTACACCCATTCCACAGCGCTGATCAGGCAGTTGTTCTCCGACCGGATGTTTCCGATGACGCTGTCGGGCCTGGAGACGGCGACAAGACAGCTGACACGTTGA
- a CDS encoding GNAT family N-acetyltransferase — MAAKLEIRPIAADDAVAWRALWKAYLEFYESSVPDEVYQTTFSRLVSDHAAGDASFYEPRGLLALLDGKQVGLVHYFYHRHCWRIEQVCYLQDLFAAPDVRGTGVGRALIEAVYAQADADGCPNVYWMTQEFNAQARKLYDRIATLTPFVKYSR, encoded by the coding sequence ATGGCAGCGAAGCTGGAAATTCGACCGATTGCCGCTGACGATGCCGTGGCATGGCGCGCCCTGTGGAAGGCTTATCTCGAGTTTTACGAATCAAGCGTGCCCGACGAGGTCTACCAGACCACATTCTCACGGCTTGTTTCGGATCATGCGGCGGGGGACGCTTCGTTTTACGAACCCCGCGGATTGTTGGCGCTGCTCGATGGAAAGCAGGTAGGTCTGGTGCATTATTTCTATCACCGTCATTGCTGGCGTATCGAACAGGTTTGTTACCTGCAGGATCTGTTTGCTGCGCCGGACGTGCGCGGTACGGGTGTCGGACGTGCGCTGATCGAGGCTGTCTATGCCCAGGCAGATGCGGACGGGTGCCCCAATGTCTACTGGATGACCCAGGAATTCAACGCGCAGGCGCGCAAGCTCTATGACCGCATCGCCACGCTGACCCCGTTTGTCAAATACAGCCGGTAA
- a CDS encoding homoserine O-succinyltransferase — MPIRIPDGLPARKVLVKEGVQILDESIAVRQDIRPLHIGLLNLMPNKIATETQIARLVGASPLQVELTLVRIGSHAAKNTSEDHLINFYHTWEEVKHRKFDGFIITGAPIETLPFDDVTYWEELKEILDWTTTHVHSSFFVCWGAMAAAWHFHRVPKRALEQKAFGIYRHRNLNPASPYLMGFSDDFQVSVSRWTEVRREDLTPDFEVLMESDQTGLCLLHEAFANRLYIFNHIEYDSGTLAEEYFRDTKAGTPVALPHNYFPDNDPGKKPQNRWRSHAFLLFGNWINQVYQTTPFNIEDIGEDRSLAQAGE, encoded by the coding sequence ATGCCGATCCGTATTCCCGATGGTCTTCCCGCCCGCAAGGTGCTGGTCAAGGAAGGCGTGCAAATTCTGGATGAATCGATTGCCGTCAGGCAGGATATTCGCCCGCTGCATATCGGGCTGCTGAACCTGATGCCCAACAAGATCGCCACCGAAACGCAGATCGCCCGGCTGGTCGGGGCCTCGCCGCTGCAGGTCGAACTGACCCTGGTGCGAATTGGCTCGCATGCCGCAAAGAACACCTCGGAAGATCATCTGATCAATTTCTACCATACTTGGGAGGAAGTGAAGCACCGCAAGTTTGATGGCTTCATCATCACCGGTGCGCCGATCGAGACATTGCCGTTCGACGATGTGACCTATTGGGAAGAACTCAAGGAAATCCTCGACTGGACGACGACCCATGTGCATTCAAGTTTCTTCGTCTGCTGGGGGGCGATGGCTGCTGCCTGGCATTTCCACCGGGTGCCCAAGCGGGCGCTTGAGCAAAAAGCATTCGGCATCTATCGGCACCGCAATCTCAACCCGGCCTCGCCCTATCTGATGGGATTTTCCGATGATTTCCAGGTGTCCGTGTCGCGCTGGACCGAGGTGCGGCGCGAGGATTTGACGCCGGACTTCGAAGTGCTGATGGAAAGCGACCAGACCGGACTTTGCCTGTTGCACGAGGCGTTCGCCAATCGGCTCTATATCTTCAATCACATCGAGTATGATTCCGGCACGCTGGCGGAAGAATATTTCCGCGACACCAAGGCGGGAACGCCGGTGGCGTTGCCGCACAACTATTTTCCGGATAATGATCCTGGAAAAAAGCCGCAGAACCGCTGGCGCAGCCATGCGTTCCTGCTGTTTGGCAACTGGATCAATCAGGTTTACCAGACCACGCCTTTCAATATTGAAGACATCGGTGAAGATCGTTCGTTGGCGCAGGCGGGGGAGTGA
- a CDS encoding GGDEF domain-containing protein has translation MAAAFLLLFLHDRKRTAALHFSGAFFCATVGYTQILLIDGDLRRASVLVTMLTAFGSYVLLLKGMSRLHKRPFPLLLFLLPCVVAVGFFAASKSDPAVLGLRIAGVYGFMVVVDIMCGVIAWRSAAHHIDRVIAVIFLCQAAVISLLVGQLLMPGAEKLNMATFGASHFAITMRTANALFGIALGIGLFVRFGVIEVERLTRLAGTDPLTGLLNRRAFETAAQTLRSVSEPLPTGLIVCDIDHFKRINDNYGHEVGDRTLMAFAKLLVEEAPDTAICTRLGGEEFCVLLTGATAEMTQLVATRLRVAIEQMQLGVETGQLTLTASFGWCELAPADDLRAAMANADAAVYQAKNDGRNLVRMAG, from the coding sequence ATGGCAGCGGCATTTCTGTTGTTGTTCCTGCATGACCGCAAACGCACAGCTGCCTTGCACTTCTCCGGGGCGTTTTTTTGCGCCACCGTGGGATATACGCAGATCCTGCTGATTGATGGAGACTTGAGGCGGGCCAGCGTGCTGGTGACGATGCTGACGGCATTTGGCAGCTATGTCTTGTTGCTGAAGGGGATGTCGCGGCTGCACAAGCGCCCGTTTCCGTTGCTGTTATTCCTGCTGCCATGCGTGGTCGCCGTCGGCTTTTTTGCGGCATCCAAATCCGATCCGGCTGTGTTGGGGCTAAGGATTGCGGGGGTTTACGGGTTCATGGTGGTTGTTGACATCATGTGCGGGGTTATTGCCTGGCGCAGTGCGGCCCACCACATCGACAGGGTCATCGCCGTGATCTTTCTGTGCCAGGCGGCTGTTATCAGTCTGCTCGTCGGCCAATTGCTTATGCCCGGGGCGGAAAAGTTGAATATGGCAACGTTTGGAGCCTCGCATTTTGCCATTACCATGCGAACCGCCAATGCGCTGTTCGGTATCGCGCTCGGGATCGGGTTGTTTGTCCGGTTCGGCGTAATCGAAGTCGAGCGACTGACGCGGCTGGCAGGCACCGACCCGCTGACCGGGCTTCTCAACCGGCGGGCTTTTGAAACAGCGGCGCAAACGCTCCGATCGGTTTCAGAGCCACTGCCAACCGGCCTGATTGTCTGCGATATCGATCACTTCAAGCGCATCAATGATAATTACGGGCACGAAGTGGGTGACCGGACGCTCATGGCTTTCGCCAAGCTGTTGGTCGAGGAGGCTCCTGATACAGCGATCTGCACGCGGCTCGGCGGCGAGGAGTTTTGCGTCTTGCTGACGGGGGCAACCGCCGAAATGACTCAGTTGGTCGCCACGCGGTTGCGAGTGGCGATCGAGCAGATGCAACTGGGTGTAGAGACTGGCCAGTTGACGCTGACGGCTAGTTTTGGTTGGTGTGAACTGGCGCCGGCAGACGATCTGCGCGCGGCGATGGCCAATGCCGATGCCGCTGTGTACCAGGCCAAGAATGACGGCCGTAATCTGGTGCGCATGGCCGGGTGA